In Micrococcus luteus NCTC 2665, a single window of DNA contains:
- a CDS encoding DUF3039 domain-containing protein: MSVTGEPDLNDPFAPAGGGTSVLEREELRQEIEPGDHERFAHYVRKEKITESAVTGAPVIALCGKVWVPGRDPNKFPVCPTCKEIYEGLREPQDGGDGDGGGKRGGWFGGRGRG; encoded by the coding sequence ATGAGTGTGACCGGCGAACCCGACCTGAACGACCCCTTCGCGCCCGCCGGCGGCGGCACGTCCGTCCTCGAGCGTGAGGAGCTGCGACAGGAGATCGAGCCGGGCGACCACGAGCGCTTCGCCCACTACGTCCGCAAGGAGAAGATCACGGAGTCCGCCGTCACCGGTGCCCCCGTGATCGCCCTGTGCGGCAAGGTGTGGGTGCCGGGCCGGGACCCGAACAAGTTCCCCGTGTGCCCCACGTGCAAGGAGATCTACGAGGGCCTGCGCGAGCCGCAGGACGGCGGCGACGGCGACGGCGGCGGCAAGCGCGGCGGCTGGTTCGGAGGCCGCGGCCGTGGCTGA